One window from the genome of Candidatus Didemnitutus sp. encodes:
- a CDS encoding proline dehydrogenase family protein, which produces MAQFLTPDPKIEAAVRAKGEQLFALMDKQPPPALFSKKGAYARLMDWSMKDPAFKTQLFRFVDVLPSLNSSGEIVRHLQEYLGDKAVELNPALKAGLAASSFAPALVAGPVKAQIVDMAGQFVAGETGEDLLKQIKKNIKLGIATTIDLLGEAVVSEEEADVFLKRNLEILDSVSKFYAKEPEPCFSDLGPDNKPLPRLNLSVKISALTPDVHPADPENSIKALKHRLRPILRRAIEVGALVNFDMESYKLKDLTLALFKSIFEEPEFSQKPAIGIAMQVYLRDAEPDIRDIVAWARKHNRPLNIRLVKGAYWDAETVLAQQREWPIPVWQKKPESDANYEKMTVFLLENADIITPNFASHNVRTVSHAIVQAERLGVHPKHYEFQALYGMADELKAALLQMGHRVREYSAIGELLPGMAYLVRRLLENTSNEGFLRIKNMGEASKEQLLGNPVNALAAATEPLARKPRPAGAFVNAANTDYTIAANREKQRAALKQFEATQLGKKWPVIINGKKVTDRPFLPSVNPARPAQVVGYWAKGTVQDAEDAVAASVAFFPKWRATPVDDRAKMLERAADLMESRRMEINSLLILEGAKPWVEADADTSEAIDFLRFYAVEMRRMAKPVVTQRVPGEHCVQQWTPRGVGVSVAPWNFPLAILTGLTVAPLVAGNCMIIKPARQTSIIGAFLMDILTQAGVPAGALHYLPCSGADAGAHLVAHPKIDFIAFTGSREVGLGIYEEAGKTRPGQRNLKKVVCEMGGKNAMIIDNDADIDEAIPACLYSAFGFAGQKCSALSRLIVLEGVYDKFVERFLSACPTFPVGDPSLPGTIVNPVIDEAAQKSILGYIEAGKKESKLAWQATLTPEQIASGGYFVPPTVFTGCKPDHKIVREEIFGPVVAILKAKDLDEAFAMANDNDYALTGGFFSRSPRAIERAREEFLVGNLYINRGNTGAIVERHPFGGFKMSGGGTKAGGREYLENFLFPRLIAENVLRRGFTPPEENE; this is translated from the coding sequence ATGGCTCAATTCCTGACCCCCGATCCGAAAATCGAAGCCGCCGTTCGCGCCAAGGGCGAACAGCTCTTTGCCCTCATGGACAAGCAGCCGCCGCCGGCGCTGTTCTCGAAGAAGGGCGCCTACGCCCGCCTCATGGACTGGTCGATGAAGGACCCGGCGTTCAAGACGCAGCTCTTCCGCTTCGTGGACGTCCTCCCTTCGCTCAACTCCTCCGGCGAAATCGTCCGCCACCTCCAGGAATATCTCGGCGACAAAGCCGTCGAGCTGAACCCCGCGCTGAAGGCCGGCCTCGCCGCTTCGTCGTTCGCCCCCGCGCTCGTCGCCGGCCCAGTGAAGGCGCAGATCGTCGACATGGCCGGGCAATTCGTCGCCGGCGAGACGGGCGAAGACCTGCTCAAGCAGATCAAAAAGAACATCAAGCTCGGCATCGCCACGACCATCGACCTCCTCGGCGAAGCCGTCGTGAGCGAAGAAGAGGCCGACGTGTTCCTGAAGCGCAACCTCGAGATCCTCGACTCCGTTTCGAAATTCTACGCGAAGGAGCCCGAGCCGTGCTTCTCCGATCTCGGCCCCGACAACAAGCCGCTCCCGCGCCTCAATCTCTCGGTCAAGATCTCCGCGCTTACGCCCGACGTCCACCCGGCCGACCCGGAAAACTCGATCAAAGCGCTCAAGCATCGCCTCCGCCCGATTCTCCGCCGCGCCATCGAAGTCGGCGCGCTCGTGAACTTCGACATGGAGAGCTACAAGCTGAAGGACCTCACGCTCGCGCTCTTCAAATCCATCTTCGAGGAACCCGAGTTCTCCCAGAAACCCGCCATTGGCATCGCGATGCAGGTCTACCTGCGCGACGCCGAGCCGGACATCCGCGACATCGTCGCCTGGGCGCGCAAACACAACCGCCCGCTCAACATCCGTCTCGTGAAAGGCGCGTATTGGGACGCCGAAACCGTCCTCGCCCAGCAGCGCGAGTGGCCGATCCCCGTCTGGCAAAAAAAGCCGGAGTCCGACGCGAACTACGAGAAGATGACCGTCTTCCTCCTCGAGAACGCCGACATCATCACGCCGAACTTCGCTTCGCACAACGTCCGCACCGTCTCGCACGCCATCGTGCAAGCCGAGCGCCTCGGCGTGCACCCGAAGCACTACGAATTCCAAGCGCTCTACGGCATGGCCGACGAGTTGAAGGCCGCGCTGCTCCAGATGGGCCACCGCGTCCGCGAATACAGCGCCATCGGAGAGCTCCTCCCGGGCATGGCGTATCTCGTGCGCCGCCTCCTCGAAAACACCTCGAACGAAGGCTTCCTCCGCATCAAGAACATGGGCGAAGCCTCGAAGGAGCAGCTCCTCGGCAATCCGGTCAACGCCCTCGCCGCCGCCACCGAACCGCTCGCGCGCAAGCCGCGCCCGGCCGGCGCATTCGTCAACGCCGCCAACACCGACTACACCATCGCCGCCAATCGCGAGAAGCAGCGCGCCGCGCTGAAACAGTTCGAAGCGACCCAGCTCGGCAAGAAGTGGCCCGTGATCATCAACGGCAAGAAGGTCACCGACCGCCCATTCCTCCCGTCCGTCAACCCCGCGCGTCCCGCGCAAGTCGTCGGTTACTGGGCGAAGGGCACGGTGCAGGACGCCGAGGACGCCGTCGCAGCCTCCGTCGCGTTCTTCCCGAAGTGGCGCGCCACGCCGGTCGACGATCGCGCCAAGATGCTTGAGCGCGCCGCCGACCTCATGGAGTCGCGCCGCATGGAGATTAATTCGCTCCTCATCCTCGAAGGCGCGAAGCCGTGGGTCGAAGCCGATGCCGACACCTCGGAGGCGATCGACTTCCTGCGCTTCTACGCCGTCGAGATGCGCCGCATGGCCAAGCCCGTCGTCACGCAGCGCGTGCCCGGTGAACACTGCGTGCAGCAGTGGACGCCGCGCGGCGTCGGCGTGTCCGTCGCGCCGTGGAATTTCCCGCTCGCGATCCTCACCGGCCTCACGGTCGCTCCGCTCGTCGCCGGCAATTGCATGATCATCAAACCGGCGCGCCAGACGTCGATCATCGGCGCGTTCCTGATGGACATCCTCACGCAGGCCGGTGTGCCCGCGGGCGCGTTGCACTACCTCCCCTGCTCCGGCGCCGACGCTGGCGCGCATCTCGTCGCGCACCCGAAGATCGACTTCATCGCCTTCACCGGCTCGCGCGAAGTCGGCCTTGGCATTTACGAGGAGGCGGGCAAGACGCGCCCCGGCCAGCGCAACCTCAAGAAGGTCGTCTGCGAGATGGGCGGCAAGAACGCCATGATCATCGACAACGACGCCGACATCGACGAGGCGATCCCCGCGTGCCTCTACAGCGCGTTCGGCTTCGCCGGCCAGAAGTGCTCCGCGCTCTCGCGCCTCATCGTGCTCGAAGGCGTCTACGACAAATTCGTCGAGCGCTTCCTCTCCGCGTGCCCGACCTTCCCCGTCGGCGATCCGTCACTCCCCGGCACCATCGTCAATCCGGTCATCGACGAAGCCGCGCAGAAATCGATCCTCGGCTACATCGAGGCCGGCAAGAAGGAGTCGAAGCTCGCCTGGCAAGCCACACTCACGCCCGAGCAGATCGCGAGCGGCGGCTACTTTGTGCCGCCGACGGTGTTCACCGGCTGCAAGCCCGACCACAAGATCGTCCGCGAGGAGATCTTCGGACCGGTCGTCGCGATCCTGAAGGCGAAGGATCTCGACGAGGCCTTCGCGATGGCGAACGACAACGACTACGCACTCACCGGCGGCTTCTTCTCGCGCAGCCCGCGCGCGATCGAGCGCGCCCGCGAGGAGTTCCTCGTCGGCAATCTCTACATCAACCGCGGCAACACCGGAGCCATCGTGGAGCGCCATCCGTTCGGCGGCTTCAAGATGTCCGGCGGCGGCACCAAGGCCGGCGGCCGCGAGTATTTGGAAAACTTCCTCTTCCCGCGTCTCATCGCGGAAAACGTTCTCCGCCGTGGCTTCACCCCGCCCGAGGAGAACGAGTAA